In a single window of the Zea mays cultivar B73 chromosome 5, Zm-B73-REFERENCE-NAM-5.0, whole genome shotgun sequence genome:
- the LOC100384634 gene encoding Peroxidase 64-like precursor has product MAAAPPAAEAALLLLLALLALAAVALRRGDALSLDLYDVTCPEVEAAVTAAVRQAMANDRTVAAGLLRMHFHDCFVRGCDGSVLLDSTATVTAEKDGPPNASLHAFYVIDNAKRAVEALCPGVVSCADILALAARDAVALSGGPWWVVPVGRRDGRVSLANETTAALPGPTASFDQLKQAFHGRGLSTKDLVALSGAHTLGFAHCSSFQNRILRAQQGVAAADDPSLSPSFAAALRRACPANNTVRAAGSALDATSAAFDNTYYRMLQAGRGLLSSDEALLTHPKTRAFVALYAASQEAFFRAFTKSMLRMAGLNGGQEVRANCRRVNPS; this is encoded by the exons ATGGCGGCGGCGCCTCCTGCCGCAGAGGCAGCTCTTCTTCTCCTCCTAGCATTACTGGCACTCGCCGCGGTGGCTCTGAGACGCGGCGATGCGCTGAGCCTGGATTTGTACGACGTGACCTGCCCGGAGGTGGAGGCGGCGGTGACGGCGGCCGTGCGGCAGGCCATGGCCAACGACCGCACAGTGGCGGCCGGACTCCTCCGAATGCATTTCCACGACTGCTTCGTGAGG GGCTGCGACGGCTCCGTTCTCCTGGACTCCACGGCCACCGTGACGGCGGAGAAGGACGGCCCGCCCAACGCGTCGCTGCACGCCTTCTACGTCATCGACAACGCCAAGCGTGCCGTGGAGGCCCTCTGCCCCGGCGTCGTCTCCTGCGCCGACATCCTCGCCCTCGCCGCAAGGGACGCCGTCGCGCTG TCCGGTGGTCCGTGGTGGGTGGTGCCCGTGGGGCGGCGGGACGGGCGCGTGTCCCTGGCCAACGAGACCACGGCGGCGCTGCCGGGGCCGACGGCCAGCTTCGACCAGCTGAAGCAGGCGTTCCACGGCCGCGGGCTGTCCACCAAGGACCTGGTGGCGCTGTCGGGCGCCCACACGCTGGGCTTCGCGCACTGCTCCTCCTTCCAGAACCGCATCCTCCGAGCCCAGCAGGGCGTCGCCGCCGCCGACGACCCTTCCCTCAGCCCCTCCTTCGCCGCCGCCCTTCGCCGTGCGTGCCCCGCCAACAACACCGTCCGCGCCGCCGGCTCCGCCCTGGACGCCACCTCCGCGGCCTTCGACAACACCTACTACCGGATGCTGCAGGCCGGCCGGGGCCTGCTCTCCTCCGACGAGGCGCTGCTCACGCACCCCAAGACGCGCGCCTTTGTCGCGCTCTACGCCGCGTCGCAGGAGGCATTCTTCAGGGCCTTTACAAAATCCATGCTGCGGATGGCCGGCCTCAACGGAGGCCAAGAGGTGCGAGCCAACTGCAGGCGAGTTAACCCATCATGA
- the LOC100384634 gene encoding peroxidase 64-like isoform X1, translating to MAAAPPAAEAALLLLLALLALAAVALRRGDALSLDLYDVTCPEVEAAVTAAVRQAMANDRTVAAGLLRMHFHDCFVRQGCDGSVLLDSTATVTAEKDGPPNASLHAFYVIDNAKRAVEALCPGVVSCADILALAARDAVALSGGPWWVVPVGRRDGRVSLANETTAALPGPTASFDQLKQAFHGRGLSTKDLVALSGAHTLGFAHCSSFQNRILRAQQGVAAADDPSLSPSFAAALRRACPANNTVRAAGSALDATSAAFDNTYYRMLQAGRGLLSSDEALLTHPKTRAFVALYAASQEAFFRAFTKSMLRMAGLNGGQEVRANCRRVNPS from the exons ATGGCGGCGGCGCCTCCTGCCGCAGAGGCAGCTCTTCTTCTCCTCCTAGCATTACTGGCACTCGCCGCGGTGGCTCTGAGACGCGGCGATGCGCTGAGCCTGGATTTGTACGACGTGACCTGCCCGGAGGTGGAGGCGGCGGTGACGGCGGCCGTGCGGCAGGCCATGGCCAACGACCGCACAGTGGCGGCCGGACTCCTCCGAATGCATTTCCACGACTGCTTCGTGAGG CAGGGCTGCGACGGCTCCGTTCTCCTGGACTCCACGGCCACCGTGACGGCGGAGAAGGACGGCCCGCCCAACGCGTCGCTGCACGCCTTCTACGTCATCGACAACGCCAAGCGTGCCGTGGAGGCCCTCTGCCCCGGCGTCGTCTCCTGCGCCGACATCCTCGCCCTCGCCGCAAGGGACGCCGTCGCGCTG TCCGGTGGTCCGTGGTGGGTGGTGCCCGTGGGGCGGCGGGACGGGCGCGTGTCCCTGGCCAACGAGACCACGGCGGCGCTGCCGGGGCCGACGGCCAGCTTCGACCAGCTGAAGCAGGCGTTCCACGGCCGCGGGCTGTCCACCAAGGACCTGGTGGCGCTGTCGGGCGCCCACACGCTGGGCTTCGCGCACTGCTCCTCCTTCCAGAACCGCATCCTCCGAGCCCAGCAGGGCGTCGCCGCCGCCGACGACCCTTCCCTCAGCCCCTCCTTCGCCGCCGCCCTTCGCCGTGCGTGCCCCGCCAACAACACCGTCCGCGCCGCCGGCTCCGCCCTGGACGCCACCTCCGCGGCCTTCGACAACACCTACTACCGGATGCTGCAGGCCGGCCGGGGCCTGCTCTCCTCCGACGAGGCGCTGCTCACGCACCCCAAGACGCGCGCCTTTGTCGCGCTCTACGCCGCGTCGCAGGAGGCATTCTTCAGGGCCTTTACAAAATCCATGCTGCGGATGGCCGGCCTCAACGGAGGCCAAGAGGTGCGAGCCAACTGCAGGCGAGTTAACCCATCATGA